The following coding sequences are from one Lycium ferocissimum isolate CSIRO_LF1 chromosome 3, AGI_CSIRO_Lferr_CH_V1, whole genome shotgun sequence window:
- the LOC132048904 gene encoding uncharacterized protein LOC132048904, which translates to MDFVVGLLKTLGKFDLVRVIVDRLTKSAHFIPVQITYTSQNIAFHPQTEGQSERTIQALKDMLRACVIDFGYHWDPFLALAEFVYNNSYHSSIDRALSEVLYGRRCRSSIGRLDAFEVRPWGTDFLRESLDKVKNLSYEEEPIAILYREVCKLRSKEIVSVKVQWKNRLIEEATWETESDMCNNYPQLFTESGTFPFVSFLLPVQGRTVV; encoded by the exons ATGGACTTTGTCGTTGGTCTTCTAAAGACCTTAGGCAAGTTTGATTTAGTTcgggtcattgttgatagattgaccaAGTCTGCTCATTTCATACCAGTTCAGATCACCTATACTTCTCAGAA TATagcttttcaccctcagacagaaGGTCAGTCTGAACGGACGATTCAAGCTCTAAAGGATATGctccgagcttgtgtgattgacttcggTTATCATTGGGACCCGTTCTTAGCATTGGCGGAGTTTgtgtataataatagttaccactcgagcattgatAGGGCCCTATCTGAGGTTCTTTATGGGAGGAGATGTAGATCTTCTATTGGGCGTCTTGATGCGTTTGAGGTAAGGCCATGGGGTACTGACTTTTTGAGAGAGTCATTAGACAAGGTTAAG AACTTgtcttatgaggaagagcctattgctATTCTATATAGAGAAGTTTgtaagttgaggtctaaggagattgTGTCAGTGAAGGTTCAATGGAAAAACCGCCTcattgaggaagctacttgggaaactGAATCAGATATGTGTAATAATTATCCCCAACTTTTCACTGAGTCTGGTACCTTTCCCTTTGTTTCCTTCCTGTTGCCTGTTCAGGGACGAAcagttgtttaa